Proteins found in one Gardnerella vaginalis ATCC 14018 = JCM 11026 genomic segment:
- a CDS encoding Lsa family ABC-F type ribosomal protection protein, which produces MSVIKIENLTFSYYGYVKPIFKNVSFSFDTNWKTGLIGRNGIGKSTLFKLLLNQETYQGKISKDVEFIKFPPNISDTSKLGIELYKELISDDEEWKLFRELSLLNVDENLVYREFETLSKGEQTKILLAILFTREDGFLLIDEPTNHLDMDGRKIVSEYLKSKKGFLLISHDRDFLDGCINHVISINRNSIDVQSGNFTSWYENKVMKDQFEISQNERLRKDIKRLKESARQSQIWSDKIENTKNGVKVSGVKPDKGHIGHQSAKMMKKSKNLENRQNKAIEEKQSLLKDIETKESLLLHPLHHHKNPLISVSNLSSCYGERQILNNVSFEIKQGDIVAIYGGNGSGKSTLIKILLGINHEYTGEIKLAGNLKISYIPQDTSNLTGSLNEYIHKQDVDETLCKTILRKLDFSRELFEMDMKNYSDGQKKKVLIAVSFSKPAHIFVWDEPLNYIDVISRIQIEEIIKEAKPTLIFVEHDKRFVEDIANKIIQF; this is translated from the coding sequence ATGTCAGTAATTAAAATTGAAAACCTCACTTTCTCATATTATGGATATGTAAAACCCATATTTAAAAATGTATCGTTTTCCTTTGATACAAACTGGAAAACGGGATTGATAGGAAGAAATGGAATCGGTAAATCAACTCTATTTAAGTTACTTTTAAATCAAGAAACTTATCAAGGTAAAATAAGCAAGGATGTTGAATTTATTAAATTTCCACCAAATATAAGCGATACTTCAAAATTAGGAATTGAGTTATATAAAGAACTAATATCAGATGATGAAGAATGGAAGTTATTTAGAGAACTCAGTTTGCTAAATGTAGATGAGAACCTTGTTTACAGAGAGTTTGAAACGCTTTCTAAAGGGGAACAAACAAAAATCCTTTTAGCTATTTTGTTTACAAGAGAAGATGGCTTTTTACTTATTGATGAACCAACAAACCATTTAGATATGGACGGAAGAAAAATTGTAAGTGAATATCTGAAAAGTAAAAAAGGATTTTTGCTTATATCTCATGATAGAGATTTTTTAGATGGTTGTATCAATCATGTTATTTCTATTAACAGGAATTCTATTGATGTCCAATCGGGAAATTTTACATCATGGTATGAAAACAAAGTGATGAAAGACCAATTTGAAATTAGTCAAAATGAGAGATTAAGAAAAGATATTAAACGATTAAAAGAGTCTGCAAGACAAAGTCAAATTTGGTCTGATAAAATTGAAAATACTAAAAATGGTGTAAAAGTATCAGGTGTAAAACCAGACAAAGGACATATAGGTCATCAATCAGCCAAGATGATGAAAAAATCTAAGAATTTGGAGAATAGACAAAACAAGGCAATAGAAGAAAAACAGAGTTTACTAAAAGATATCGAAACAAAGGAAAGTCTATTATTGCATCCATTACATCATCATAAAAATCCTCTAATATCGGTTAGCAATTTATCATCATGCTATGGAGAGAGACAGATCCTAAATAATGTAAGTTTCGAGATAAAGCAAGGCGACATAGTGGCTATATATGGGGGTAATGGTAGCGGAAAATCAACCTTGATTAAAATTTTATTAGGTATAAATCACGAGTATACAGGTGAGATAAAATTAGCAGGTAATTTAAAAATCTCGTATATTCCTCAAGACACATCTAATTTAACAGGTAGCCTAAATGAATATATTCACAAGCAAGATGTTGATGAAACATTGTGTAAAACAATTCTAAGAAAATTAGATTTTTCAAGAGAATTATTTGAAATGGATATGAAGAATTATAGTGATGGACAAAAAAAGAAAGTTTTAATTGCTGTAAGTTTCTCAAAGCCAGCTCATATATTTGTTTGGGACGAACCACTGAATTATATAGATGTAATATCAAGAATACAGATTGAGGAAATTATAAAAGAAGCAAAGCCTACACTCATATTTGTGGAACACGATAAGCGATTTGTAGAAGATATCGCTAATAAAATAATACAATTTTAA
- a CDS encoding DUF4097 family beta strand repeat-containing protein — MDNKKFIAETKDVRLTVKRADTFGVSFVNCEQDILRVEEAQNVIRLIQTKKVSASNWLRWFTQGMPEIVVSLPHDVEVCEVESDSNQVLITDIEIGKLYVEVNNGKVEVVNLKADDVFLKCYNGLASATNVEVTHVCTLDTLNGMSILEGTITKDASLEVDCENGVTEVSDKKKVNCKNDGFAHYMVHCLNGKAIAK; from the coding sequence ATGGATAATAAGAAGTTTATCGCAGAGACGAAAGATGTTCGTTTAACGGTGAAACGTGCTGATACCTTTGGCGTGAGCTTTGTTAACTGTGAACAAGATATATTGAGGGTTGAGGAAGCGCAAAATGTTATAAGGCTTATTCAAACTAAAAAAGTCTCAGCTTCGAATTGGTTGAGGTGGTTTACTCAGGGTATGCCTGAAATTGTTGTGAGTTTGCCACATGATGTGGAAGTTTGTGAGGTTGAATCTGATTCTAATCAAGTGCTCATCACGGATATTGAGATTGGTAAGCTTTATGTAGAAGTGAACAATGGCAAGGTAGAAGTTGTTAATTTGAAGGCGGATGATGTCTTTCTTAAATGTTATAATGGGTTGGCTTCAGCAACAAACGTAGAAGTAACTCATGTTTGTACGCTTGATACGTTAAATGGCATGAGTATTTTAGAAGGAACAATCACCAAGGATGCAAGCCTTGAAGTAGATTGTGAGAATGGTGTCACCGAGGTTTCAGATAAGAAGAAGGTAAATTGTAAAAACGATGGATTTGCGCATTACATGGTGCACTGTCTTAATGGGAAAGCTATTGCGAAGTAG
- a CDS encoding DUF3710 domain-containing protein — protein sequence MGWFKSKRKSKAAKDDAENLAEFQSQNSALSDLTAGGYDADTYLGRGSLRGPWDMSDEKLPNLGTYVDFGSIYIPYLQGIELRVKKQRETGQVLGITVTYKSSSIEVEAFAAPKTEGIWSEVRADLLKGNSNAREANGVFGKELILPVKVDDKTVETRIVGVDGPRWMLRGVFSGSAALESQKTSEETVLLNKWFSDIVIDRGTEPLAPRDMIPMHDLVAPSNAGKDGSAGSDDSEENLGRPKGPLGADQQVEVKTTLTRGPMFSEIR from the coding sequence ATGGGATGGTTTAAATCCAAGCGCAAGTCGAAAGCTGCCAAAGATGATGCTGAGAATCTTGCAGAATTTCAATCCCAAAATTCCGCTCTAAGCGATCTGACTGCAGGCGGATATGATGCAGACACGTACTTAGGACGCGGAAGTCTTAGAGGTCCATGGGACATGTCTGATGAGAAACTACCTAATTTAGGTACTTATGTTGATTTCGGCTCCATATATATACCATATTTACAAGGTATAGAGTTGCGAGTAAAAAAGCAGCGTGAAACTGGTCAAGTTCTTGGCATAACTGTTACATATAAATCTTCTAGCATTGAGGTTGAAGCATTTGCAGCTCCTAAAACAGAAGGAATATGGAGTGAAGTTCGTGCGGATTTGCTTAAGGGAAACTCTAATGCTAGGGAAGCGAATGGAGTTTTTGGCAAGGAACTCATACTTCCAGTCAAGGTTGACGATAAGACAGTGGAAACTAGAATTGTTGGTGTGGATGGTCCGCGTTGGATGCTTCGCGGAGTGTTTTCTGGGAGTGCTGCTTTAGAGTCGCAAAAAACAAGCGAAGAGACTGTGCTTCTTAACAAGTGGTTTAGTGATATTGTTATAGACCGCGGAACAGAGCCACTTGCTCCTAGAGATATGATTCCAATGCACGATTTGGTTGCTCCAAGTAATGCAGGTAAAGATGGTTCTGCTGGTTCTGACGATTCTGAAGAAAATCTAGGTCGTCCAAAGGGTCCACTTGGTGCAGATCAGCAAGTAGAAGTCAAAACCACGCTAACTCGTGGACCAATGTTTTCTGAAATCAGATAG
- a CDS encoding DUF3159 domain-containing protein: MEKDSRGKKRSGLASLASIGSEGNTFSVIDSLGGVRGVIESMLPGLLFVICFVVTRNVQTTVIASAALAVLQVVARMIQRQSIMGALSGLVSVGICLIWVWTSHQARDYYMMGFITNAVYGALLAISLIVRVPALGLVIESIRKMPTENFGSWLHKWLDYKPLKRAYMYVTGLWIGVFALRLVLQVPLYLANNVVWLGTVRLLMGLPFWALAIWVSYLIIATPFMRLHHKNREENYREENQIDEDQNDVNSSEVKSA; encoded by the coding sequence TTGGAAAAAGATTCGCGCGGCAAAAAACGCTCAGGATTAGCCTCTTTGGCTTCTATTGGATCTGAAGGAAACACGTTTTCTGTTATTGACTCCCTTGGAGGAGTTCGAGGCGTAATTGAATCCATGCTGCCAGGCTTGCTGTTTGTTATTTGCTTTGTTGTAACGCGAAACGTACAAACAACGGTTATTGCGTCTGCAGCTCTTGCAGTTTTGCAAGTTGTGGCGCGCATGATTCAACGCCAGTCGATTATGGGTGCTCTAAGTGGGTTGGTTTCTGTAGGGATTTGCCTTATTTGGGTGTGGACGAGTCATCAAGCTCGCGACTACTACATGATGGGCTTTATTACAAACGCTGTGTATGGTGCGCTTCTTGCGATTTCTCTGATTGTGCGCGTGCCAGCGCTTGGGCTTGTGATTGAATCGATTCGCAAAATGCCTACGGAAAATTTTGGCTCGTGGCTGCACAAATGGCTTGATTATAAGCCGCTTAAGCGAGCGTATATGTATGTTACTGGATTGTGGATTGGTGTTTTTGCGCTTAGGCTTGTTTTGCAAGTGCCGCTGTATTTGGCGAATAACGTTGTCTGGCTCGGTACAGTTCGATTGCTTATGGGATTGCCATTCTGGGCGCTCGCAATTTGGGTTTCTTACTTGATTATTGCAACGCCGTTTATGCGTCTTCATCATAAAAATCGCGAAGAAAATTATCGTGAAGAAAATCAAATTGACGAAGATCAAAACGATGTAAATTCAAGTGAAGTAAAATCAGCTTAA
- a CDS encoding exodeoxyribonuclease III, with protein MITITTSNLNGIRAAWRKGMLDWVQDHTPDVWCMQEVRAPQDAIDPIMSKIKDLYTSKSGESGQNDRRFSVTNQICEIKGRAGVALVTTLPVVEQRYGLPGLSEDVDSGRWVETDVHTPQGYDITVASVYVHAGNVDDPQKMQQKFRFLDTMLKRLGELRDIAASGGNQAILCGDFNIAHTPLDIKNAKANEKSAGFLPEERAYIDRWINEYEFVDVMRMLAGDIQGPYTWWSQRGKAFDNNVGWRLDYQFATPEIAETACGFVIDRAQSYDSRWSDHAALNIKYNV; from the coding sequence ATGATTACAATTACGACTTCAAATTTGAATGGGATTCGTGCGGCTTGGCGCAAGGGGATGCTCGATTGGGTTCAAGATCACACGCCAGATGTGTGGTGTATGCAAGAGGTTCGCGCTCCGCAAGATGCGATTGATCCGATTATGAGTAAAATCAAGGATTTGTATACGTCTAAAAGTGGTGAATCTGGTCAAAATGACAGGCGATTTTCTGTTACAAATCAGATTTGTGAAATAAAAGGTAGAGCTGGTGTGGCGCTTGTAACGACTTTGCCAGTTGTAGAGCAGCGTTACGGTTTGCCTGGTTTAAGTGAAGACGTTGATTCTGGGCGATGGGTAGAAACCGACGTACATACTCCGCAAGGGTATGATATTACTGTTGCATCTGTGTATGTTCACGCTGGAAACGTTGATGATCCACAGAAAATGCAGCAAAAATTCCGCTTTCTAGATACTATGTTAAAGCGATTAGGGGAGCTTAGAGATATTGCTGCAAGTGGCGGAAATCAGGCGATTTTATGCGGTGATTTTAATATTGCACACACGCCTCTTGACATTAAAAACGCTAAAGCGAATGAGAAAAGTGCTGGATTTTTGCCAGAGGAACGCGCTTATATTGATCGTTGGATTAACGAGTATGAATTTGTGGACGTTATGCGTATGCTTGCTGGCGATATTCAAGGCCCATACACTTGGTGGAGTCAACGAGGTAAAGCTTTTGATAATAACGTTGGATGGAGATTAGACTATCAGTTTGCAACACCTGAAATTGCAGAAACTGCATGCGGATTCGTAATTGATCGTGCTCAAAGCTACGATTCTCGCTGGTCTGACCATGCTGCTTTAAACATAAAATATAATGTGTGA
- a CDS encoding ABC transporter permease — MGKYVLRRVLQMIPVVLGTTLLVYALVFALPGDPVKAMFGDKPINHAVEAQIRAEYNLDKPFIIQYLLFLKNALTLDFGHTFAGQPVIDEIGRAFPVTIKLALMAFAFEALFGVAFGIISGLKKGKWYDSVILVVSLLLISVPTFVTGFIGQYLFGVKWHIMPVTASNDPGFYDLLLPAIVLGSVSMAYIIRLTRSEISSNISLDYVRTARAKGLKEGSVIVRHILRNSLIPVVTFLGQDLGALMGGAMISETIFNIHGVGFLTYQGILKGEGNLVVSIVTLLMLIFVVSNLLVDMLYAALDPRIRYA; from the coding sequence ATGGGTAAATATGTTCTGCGCCGTGTTTTGCAGATGATTCCTGTGGTTCTCGGCACAACATTGTTGGTATACGCTTTGGTGTTTGCTTTGCCTGGAGATCCAGTAAAAGCAATGTTTGGCGATAAGCCAATTAACCATGCTGTAGAAGCGCAAATTCGTGCCGAGTATAACTTGGATAAGCCATTTATTATTCAATATTTGTTGTTCTTAAAGAATGCGCTTACTCTTGATTTTGGTCATACGTTTGCTGGTCAGCCAGTAATTGACGAGATTGGCCGCGCATTCCCAGTAACCATTAAGCTTGCGTTGATGGCGTTTGCTTTCGAAGCCTTGTTCGGCGTAGCTTTCGGTATAATCTCTGGCTTAAAGAAAGGAAAGTGGTACGACAGCGTAATCCTGGTTGTATCACTTCTTCTTATTTCTGTGCCAACATTTGTTACTGGCTTTATTGGCCAATATTTGTTTGGTGTTAAGTGGCATATTATGCCTGTTACTGCAAGCAATGATCCTGGATTCTACGATCTTCTTCTTCCTGCAATAGTTCTTGGATCCGTTTCAATGGCATATATTATTCGACTTACAAGGTCGGAAATTTCGTCAAACATATCGCTTGATTACGTGCGCACGGCTCGTGCAAAGGGCTTAAAAGAAGGGTCCGTTATTGTTCGACACATTTTGCGTAACTCGCTTATTCCTGTTGTTACATTCTTAGGTCAAGATTTGGGCGCTCTTATGGGCGGCGCAATGATTTCGGAAACAATCTTCAACATTCATGGCGTTGGATTCCTTACGTATCAGGGAATTCTAAAGGGAGAAGGAAACCTTGTTGTTTCTATAGTTACGCTTCTTATGTTGATATTTGTAGTCAGCAATCTTCTTGTTGACATGTTGTACGCGGCTCTAGATCCGCGCATTCGTTACGCGTAA
- a CDS encoding class I SAM-dependent RNA methyltransferase — protein sequence MQVTMRIERYADQGRCVGHLDGRVVFVRFALPGELVVVRMDEPMRAKAHFFTGEVVEVLEPSADRVEPQWKLAGPLAQGGGVGGADLIHVSLPGQIRWKASVIANQFQRLAHMDIADSDITVERMPGDEELNGFNWRTRMELVADDEGRLSMRKRESHDRIAIDTMPLASRAVLAVADSLDLWNRSFSPNAQIRLAVPEPRVDGFDFNDKAALLSAIGENYALIVNDELVAGSALLCERVRVAVDGDSSRMRTFDYDVDARGFWQIHRAAPEHLVNYVLGLVRSALGGRTKNTVLWDLYSGSGLFTIPLATLANVGGDSSSAVGALGTTGTFGSAEPARVLSIEGAPIAVKNARRNIGRAGLSRDVVEALQGDVAQTLESQVFKASKSSKIVRRFAHPDVVVLDPPRAGAKAQVCKQIAKSGARAVVYVACDPTSLARDVGTFREFGYSVQSLRAFDLYPETHHVESVVLMSRA from the coding sequence ATGCAAGTGACGATGCGAATCGAGCGTTATGCGGATCAAGGGAGATGCGTAGGTCATCTTGACGGACGCGTTGTATTCGTGCGATTTGCGCTGCCTGGTGAGCTGGTTGTTGTGCGCATGGATGAGCCGATGCGTGCAAAAGCGCACTTTTTTACTGGGGAAGTTGTGGAAGTTTTGGAGCCTAGCGCTGATCGTGTAGAGCCGCAATGGAAGCTCGCTGGTCCTTTGGCTCAGGGTGGCGGAGTTGGTGGCGCGGATTTAATTCATGTTTCTTTGCCTGGGCAGATTCGTTGGAAGGCGTCCGTAATTGCCAATCAATTCCAGCGTTTAGCGCATATGGATATTGCGGATAGCGATATTACTGTTGAGCGCATGCCGGGGGATGAGGAGCTTAACGGGTTTAATTGGCGTACGCGCATGGAGTTGGTTGCGGATGATGAAGGGCGATTGTCTATGCGTAAGCGCGAGTCGCATGATCGCATTGCGATTGATACTATGCCACTTGCGTCGCGCGCGGTTTTGGCTGTTGCGGATTCTTTGGACTTGTGGAATCGTTCTTTCTCGCCAAATGCGCAAATTCGTCTTGCTGTTCCAGAGCCTCGAGTTGATGGTTTTGATTTTAATGATAAGGCTGCGCTTCTTAGTGCGATTGGCGAAAATTATGCGCTTATAGTAAATGATGAGTTGGTTGCAGGATCGGCATTGTTGTGTGAGCGTGTACGCGTTGCTGTTGATGGAGATTCATCGCGTATGCGTACTTTTGATTACGATGTTGACGCCCGCGGTTTTTGGCAGATTCATCGCGCAGCTCCAGAGCATTTGGTGAACTACGTTTTGGGATTAGTTCGTTCTGCGCTTGGTGGTCGTACTAAGAATACGGTTTTGTGGGATTTGTATTCTGGATCGGGTTTGTTTACGATTCCGCTTGCGACTTTGGCTAATGTTGGAGGAGATTCTTCTAGTGCTGTGGGTGCTCTTGGTACTACTGGCACTTTTGGTTCTGCAGAGCCAGCGCGCGTGCTTAGTATTGAGGGTGCGCCGATTGCTGTAAAGAACGCAAGGCGAAACATTGGGCGCGCAGGGCTTAGCAGAGATGTTGTTGAAGCTTTGCAAGGTGATGTTGCACAAACGCTTGAATCGCAGGTGTTTAAGGCGAGTAAATCGTCTAAAATTGTGCGCCGATTTGCGCATCCAGATGTTGTTGTGTTGGATCCTCCGCGCGCTGGTGCTAAAGCTCAAGTTTGTAAGCAGATTGCGAAGTCTGGAGCAAGAGCTGTTGTGTACGTTGCCTGCGATCCGACTAGTCTTGCTCGCGATGTTGGTACGTTTAGGGAGTTTGGCTACAGCGTTCAGTCTTTGCGCGCGTTCGACTTATATCCGGAAACTCATCACGTCGAGAGTGTCGTATTGATGTCAAGGGCTTAA
- a CDS encoding ABC transporter permease — translation MEDNLITNNANYNTLPGQERYVAPLDDTPLQEVDSVDESAPATSMWADAWRSLRRNPLFIVSAILIIAIIFVALFPGALTKHNPNYCVLEHSLEPASAAHPFGFDMQGCDIYARVVYGTRTSLSVGLLATALVVLVGSLIGALAGFFGGWIDAVLSRITDIFLALPMLLGAIVVLQMFRTSKSIWKIVFVMVLFGWVGVARIARSAVMESKNLEFNTASTALGSTPMRNLFRHIIPNSLAPIIVVGTTSLGSYIVLEATLSFLGIGLPTTTVSWGVDISTARNVLTTNPEVLFYPSIALAITVLAFIMMGDAVKDALDPKSRKA, via the coding sequence ATGGAAGATAATTTGATTACAAATAATGCAAATTACAACACATTGCCAGGTCAGGAACGCTATGTTGCTCCTCTTGACGATACGCCTCTTCAAGAAGTTGATTCTGTAGACGAATCTGCTCCAGCTACAAGCATGTGGGCTGATGCTTGGAGATCTTTGCGCAGAAATCCATTGTTTATTGTTTCTGCAATTTTGATTATTGCAATTATTTTTGTTGCGCTCTTCCCAGGCGCTCTCACAAAGCACAATCCTAATTACTGTGTTTTGGAGCATTCGCTTGAGCCAGCTTCTGCTGCACATCCGTTTGGATTCGACATGCAAGGATGCGATATTTACGCTCGAGTTGTATATGGAACACGTACATCTTTAAGCGTTGGCTTGCTCGCAACGGCTTTAGTGGTGTTAGTTGGTTCGCTAATTGGAGCTTTGGCTGGATTCTTTGGCGGATGGATTGATGCGGTTCTTAGCCGAATCACCGATATCTTCCTGGCTCTACCAATGCTGTTGGGTGCAATCGTAGTTTTGCAAATGTTCCGCACATCTAAGTCGATTTGGAAAATCGTGTTTGTTATGGTTCTCTTTGGATGGGTAGGCGTTGCTCGAATCGCAAGAAGTGCCGTTATGGAATCCAAGAATCTTGAGTTTAATACGGCTTCTACAGCTTTAGGTTCAACTCCAATGCGTAATCTTTTCCGTCATATTATTCCAAACTCGCTGGCTCCAATCATTGTTGTAGGAACAACATCCCTTGGTTCTTACATTGTTTTGGAAGCAACACTTAGCTTCCTTGGTATTGGTTTGCCGACTACGACCGTTAGCTGGGGTGTAGATATTTCTACCGCTAGGAATGTTCTTACTACAAATCCAGAAGTTTTGTTCTATCCGTCTATTGCGCTCGCTATTACTGTTCTCGCCTTTATTATGATGGGTGACGCCGTAAAAGATGCGTTGGATCCAAAGAGCCGTAAGGCGTAA
- a CDS encoding dipeptide ABC transporter ATP-binding protein, which translates to MNTATRKNVDTLAMQREQGPLLEVKNLQVDFTTDSKKAVHAVRDASFNVYPGQWVAIVGESGSGKSTSAMAVLGLLPGTGHVTGGSIKLKGQEISNLKPKDYAALRGTAMGLVPQDPMSNLNPVWRIGTQVKEALLANGVDVSHEKRSALAEALAGDAVEVKSNEDEIFLGSKELSALLNAAKQALAQVGLSEQTNAEKFNEAMEYYKKEWVPGSETRWRVADDLIKYGVDDDKAWEIAKKYVIGASVEDRIAGLLDEAGLPDAATRARQFPHEFSGGMRQRALIAIGLACRPDLLIADEPTSALDVTVQKRILDHLHTLTDSLGTSVLFITHDLGLAAARAQHVVVMYKGRVVESGPSLDVLQHPQHPYTKRLVAAAPSLASQRIISVKEHGGNADNLLEHHVVGEQALEKSEHIITVDHLTREFKLPRKKELFKAVDDVSFSIKRGTTLAIVGESGSGKSTVANMVLRLLKPTSGTVTYEGKNIAELKGADLLDFRRHVQPVFQNPYGSLDPMYSIYRSIEEPLRIHKIGDKKSRQNRVRELLDMVRMPASVMTRFPNELSGGQRQRIAIARAMALDPDVIVCDEAVSALDVLVQDQVLHLLNDLQAERGLSYLFITHDLAVVRQIADEVVVMQHGKLVEHATTDEVFDHPQKEYTRDLLDAIPGGNLELGLD; encoded by the coding sequence ATGAACACAGCAACACGTAAAAATGTAGATACCCTTGCAATGCAACGCGAGCAGGGTCCTTTGCTGGAAGTTAAAAATCTTCAAGTTGACTTTACAACGGATTCTAAAAAAGCCGTACACGCTGTTCGCGATGCGAGCTTTAACGTTTACCCAGGTCAATGGGTTGCAATCGTGGGTGAATCTGGTTCTGGAAAGTCAACTTCTGCAATGGCGGTTTTAGGCTTGCTTCCAGGAACAGGTCACGTTACGGGTGGTTCTATTAAGCTTAAAGGTCAAGAAATAAGTAATCTAAAGCCTAAAGATTATGCGGCTTTGCGCGGTACAGCAATGGGATTGGTTCCGCAAGACCCTATGAGCAACCTTAATCCTGTTTGGCGAATTGGAACTCAAGTTAAAGAAGCTCTTCTTGCAAATGGTGTTGACGTTAGTCATGAGAAGCGCTCCGCACTTGCAGAAGCTTTAGCAGGAGACGCTGTAGAAGTCAAAAGCAATGAAGATGAAATCTTCCTTGGCTCTAAAGAACTGAGCGCATTATTGAACGCTGCAAAGCAAGCTTTGGCGCAGGTTGGTCTTAGTGAGCAAACAAATGCCGAAAAGTTTAATGAAGCTATGGAATACTACAAAAAAGAGTGGGTTCCAGGTTCCGAAACTCGTTGGCGCGTTGCCGACGATTTAATCAAGTATGGCGTAGACGACGACAAAGCTTGGGAAATCGCCAAAAAGTATGTTATTGGAGCAAGTGTTGAAGACCGCATTGCTGGTTTGCTTGATGAAGCTGGTTTGCCAGATGCAGCAACTCGCGCAAGGCAATTCCCACACGAGTTTTCCGGCGGTATGCGTCAGCGCGCGTTAATTGCTATCGGTTTGGCTTGCAGACCAGATTTGCTGATTGCAGACGAGCCAACTTCCGCACTCGACGTTACTGTGCAAAAGCGCATTCTGGACCATTTGCATACTCTTACAGATTCTCTAGGCACTTCCGTTCTGTTCATTACTCACGATTTAGGTTTGGCTGCAGCTCGTGCTCAGCACGTTGTTGTTATGTATAAGGGTCGCGTTGTTGAATCTGGTCCATCTTTGGACGTTTTGCAACATCCTCAGCATCCTTATACTAAGCGACTTGTTGCTGCTGCTCCAAGCTTGGCTTCACAGCGAATCATTTCCGTTAAGGAGCATGGTGGAAACGCGGATAATTTGCTTGAACATCACGTAGTAGGTGAGCAAGCTCTTGAAAAGAGCGAGCACATTATTACAGTAGATCACTTAACTCGCGAGTTTAAGCTTCCGCGCAAGAAGGAGCTTTTCAAGGCTGTTGACGATGTTTCGTTCTCGATTAAGCGCGGAACAACGTTGGCAATCGTGGGTGAGTCTGGTTCTGGTAAGTCTACTGTTGCAAACATGGTTTTGAGATTACTAAAGCCAACAAGCGGAACTGTTACCTACGAAGGCAAGAATATTGCTGAATTAAAGGGCGCAGATTTGCTTGATTTCCGCCGACACGTGCAGCCAGTGTTCCAAAATCCTTATGGTTCACTCGACCCAATGTATTCGATTTATCGTTCGATTGAAGAGCCTTTGCGTATTCATAAGATTGGCGATAAAAAGAGTAGACAGAATCGTGTGCGCGAGCTTTTGGACATGGTTCGCATGCCTGCTTCTGTTATGACTCGCTTCCCGAACGAGCTTTCAGGAGGACAGCGTCAGCGCATTGCGATTGCGCGTGCTATGGCATTGGATCCGGATGTAATCGTTTGCGACGAAGCTGTGTCTGCTTTGGATGTGCTTGTGCAAGATCAGGTTTTGCATTTGCTTAACGATTTGCAAGCGGAGCGAGGACTAAGCTACTTGTTCATCACTCACGATTTGGCTGTTGTTCGTCAGATTGCAGACGAGGTTGTTGTTATGCAACATGGCAAACTTGTTGAGCATGCTACAACCGACGAAGTGTTTGATCATCCTCAAAAGGAGTACACTCGCGATCTTCTCGATGCAATTCCAGGTGGAAATTTGGAACTTGGCTTGGATTAG